The window GCATTCTATTTGTTGAAAATAAAGGATATAATTCCTAAAAATGATTTAGAGCTAATTTTAGAACAAAATATTGGTGATTTAAAGGTTCAGTTCCAGAAAGAAGAGAGTAAAATCTCGAAAATATTAATGGAACAACCGCTACCGAAATTTGAACAAACCTTTAAAGATAAAAAATTAGTATCATCTTTAATTTCTGTTAAAGAAGAAGATATTGAAGAAGATTTTCCGTGCAGAATTGTCAATTGTGGTAATCCATTTCTAATTATCCCAATAAAATCAAAAGCTGCAATTGATAATATGAAGTTAAATAATGAGCTTTTCAGCGAAATCTTGGATGAAATATTCATCACAGGGGTAATGGCTTTTTCATTAGAAACAGTTAATAAAAATAATTTGACCTACAGCAGAATGTTTGCTCCACATATAGGAGTCCCTGAAGATCCTGCAACGGGTAGTGCACATGGCCCATTGGCTTCATATTTACATAATTACAATATGGCTGATTTGAGTACCATCAGAATAGGCGAACAAGGCTATTCTATGCAAAGGCCTAGTCAGATAAAAATGAAAATTGTACAAGAAGCAGGTAAAATTTCAAAAGTATTGGTTGGTGGGTCATGTGTACATGTTGGTAGTGGTGAAATCATTATACCTCAGATAAATGAGTAAAAAGCAAATATTATTTGTTTGTCCTTACCCAACTGATGAAGCTCCTAGTCAGCGATTTAGATTTGAACAATATTTCAAAATTTTAAAATCGTATGGCTACAAATACGACATTGCACCCTTTCTTACTATAAAAGCATGGAATATTTTATATAAAAATGGTTCTTCAATCCAAAAGTCAATTTGGATACTATTATCTTATTTCAAGAGAATTGCACTTTTATTTTTTATAAGAAAATATGACCGAATTTTTATACATAGGGAAGCATCTCCACTAGGGCCTGCATTTTTTGAATGGTTTAGCGTTAAAATTCTGAAAAAGAAAATCATTTATGATTTTGATGATGCGATTTGGTTAGATGATCCTAACGAAAAAGGATCCTTAAAAGCAATTTTAAAATGGAAAAGAAAAGTCAGAAGTATTTGTAAATGGAGTTATAAGGTAAGTGCAGGGAATCAATATTTAGCTGATTATGCAAAAAGATACAATCAAAATGTAATTATAAATCCTACAACCATAGACACTGGCTATCATGAAAATAAAGTAATCCAAAAAGAAAATGAAAAAATCACTATTGGATGGACTGGAACACATTCTACCTTACAATATCTATCTCCCCTAATTCCTATTTTAGATCAGCTTAATCAAAATTATGACTTTGAGTTATTAATTATTTCCAACCAAAAGCCAGATTTTAATGTCAATTACATACGATTTATAAAATGGAGTAAAACTTCTGAAATTGAAGACTTGAATCAGATTGATATCGGAATTATGCCATTATCCGATGATATATGGAGTAAAGGGAAATGTGGTTTTAAGATGCTTCAATATATGAGTATAAATAAGGCTGTCATTGCTTCTCCTGTAGGTGTCAATCAAAAAATATTAGAGGAGAGTAATGCTGGTATAATAGCTTCAAATGATTCTGAATGGATAAATGGTTTGAAAAAATTATTGGATAATAATGACTTAAGAAATGAATTAGGTAAAAGAGGACGGAAGTATATTCAAAACCACTACTCTGTCAAATCTAATACTGAAAACTTTCTGAAATTATTTGATTAATAAACTAAATTTAACTTTTAAATATAAAATCAATACTTTTACATACGTTTCTACTAAAATTAAATAATATGAAAAGAATAATTACAATACTTTCATTAGCGATTTTTTGTATTGCTAATATTCAAACCACTAAAGCTCAAGAATTTGAATCTTTGATTCAAAGTAGTTTAGGTGATGCCAATACTTATTTAAAAGACTATATGAATCCATTCGCTGCTTCATTAGGTAATGGATTAGCAAATGGTTGGTACAATACTGCAAAACCACACAAAACATTAGGTTTTGATTTAACTGTGAATATGAATTTTGCTGTAATACCAGATGCCGCTTCTCAGTTTGAATTTGTTGCTTCTGAATATAATAATTTAAGACTAATTAATTCATCTGATAATATGCTTCCTACTTTTACTGGTGGATCTACCGAAGCACAATTAGAGATTTTTGGATCTAGAGAAATTGATGGTCAAACTTATGATTTCGAACAAGCAATTGGTGCACCTGATGGTTTCGGTTTAAGTGATTTACCTGGCCCTTTAGCAGTTCCAACTCCTACTGTGCAGTTAGGTGTTGGCATTGTAAAGAATACAGATTTAATCTTAAGATTAACTCCTGAAGTTAATGTAGGTGATTTAAGTTTTAGATCATTCGGATTAGGTTTTAAGCATGATTTCAAACAGTGGATTCCTGGAATGAAGTTATTACCGTTTGATTTATCAGCTTTAGTAGGCTTTAATAGAATTACTACTACCTACCAAATTGATCAAGCAGCTGATCAATTTGCTGAGTTCAATGCGAGTGCTACTACTGTTCAAGCTATAATCTCTAAAAAATTATTATTCTTCACTCCTTATGCTGGTTTAGGTGTAAATATTGTGAATTCTAACTTCGCTATGAAAGGCGATTATGTATTCAACCAAGGTACTCCTGAAGAAATAGATGTTACTGATCCAGTTGACATTGCTTTCGATGGAGCTGGTGGCCCAAGATTTACTGTTGGAGCTAGAGTGAAAATTTTATGGGTTTTAGCTTTAAATGTTGATTATACTATCCAAAAATACAACACTTTATCTGTTGGATTAGGATTAAATATCCGTTAAAAAGAAAAAATAACAAAAAAGCTCAGATCAAAATTTTTGATCTGAGCTTTTTTGTTTATTACCATAATACACGTTTAACAATTAAATGAATATTTTTTAAGTTATAATTGCATCTGAAATTTAAAATCAACTAAAATGAAAAGTAAATTATTAATTATTGCCCTTATAGTTATAGCACATACTGGCTATACCCAAATCAGCTCTGGGAACTTATTAATTGGCGGAAGTGCTCAATTTAGAAGCTCTGATAATGCTGATATTCAAAGCATTACGATTTCACCCAATATTCATTATTTCATTAATGATAATATTTCTTTTGGTGGTACTTTAGGGTACAATACCCAAAGAAATAATATTGGTGCTAACGATTTTGTAAGGACTAATACATTTTCGATAGGTCCTGAAGCTCGATATTATATGGAATTAGGAGAAAGCTTATTTTTCTATGGAGCCGGAAGAATTGGACTTGGCTTTGGTGGATCAAATGCTATTACTGGTAATAGCAATACAGACCTAAATGATTTATCAACTTTTTCATTTAACCTAAATCCAGGAATTTTATTTACACCTGGATCTAAAATAGGTTTCAATTTTGAATTGAATTTATTTACTTATAGAAGAGTTTCGAATACACCGGCAGGAAGCAATACGAGTGCTATATCAAATGAAATAGTTTTAGGACCAAATACTTTCACACCTACATTTGGTCTTTATTATATTCTCTGAAACTAATTTTAAATAGAATATTGATAAAGCCTCATCTTAATTTTGATGAGGCTTTATTCTTTATTATTGATTGGAAGGTAAATTTTTGTTGTGGTCCATTCTCTATCTTTACTTTCCACATTCATAGTCCCTCCTATCTTTTTCAGTATCTCTCTACTGTTATATAAACCCATTCCATTTCCATTTGATAATTCTGTTCCTCTATAGAACATATCAAATATGTGAGGTTTAACCTTTTCAGGGATTCCAATTCCATTATCAGTAATTTCAATTAAATGGAAATCTTCATTTTGGGTAACAGAAACCTCAATTTTAAAAGCATCTTTCCCTGTATCTCTGTATTGAAAACTATTTTTAAGTATGTATTTAATGATAATTTCTAATCTATCATCATCAGTTCTAATGCTATAATCATTAGGTATATTTAGTGTTACTTTTGGCTTAAGATTATAAATATTATTAACAAATAATATTAATTGCTCAACCAAATCTCTGAGGTTAACTTCTTTTAAATTAACATGTGTATGAATATTTGTTGCTACATTACTTATATCATTCACAAAGCCATTTAACAGCCTTAAATTCAATCTTAAATGATGTTTAAGTTCGTTAACTGTTTGAACGTCTGAAATCTCAATTACCTTCAATAGTCCTTCTAAAGAAGCAACAGGACCTCGTATGTTATGAGATACACTGTACAAAAACTTATCTAATTCGTGGTTAATCTGATTTAAAGCTAAATTCTGTTTTGTAATCTCTTCCGAAAAATGAATGTTTTCAGTTACATCTTTTAGAATAAAAACGTAACCATTATCCGATTTTTCAATTGAGTCAACTTTTACAACTGTTGCATCAATGAATATTTCTTTTGATTTACTAAAATTCCTGATGACACAAGAGAAACTAATTTCCCGAAGGCCAGATTTAAGCTTATTAATTTTGTTCCAAAACGCAGAAATATCCTTAATATAAATGGCATCTATAAACTTGAATCTATTTTCAAACTCACGACCAAATAACTGTTTTATTCTTTCATTATACCAAATGGATTCAAAATCATCATTGGTGAAAATTATGCCACTAGGGATTTTGTTAAGTAATTTGTTTTTGTTTAATGAGGCTAAAAAGTGATTTTCTGATTTAGTTGCTTTATTCTCTAGGTTAAATTTTTCTAGATTTAATATTTGTACAAGAGCCTTACCATCTGAATTATATAATTTATTAAAGTAAATTTTAAACCCATCAGCTTGAAAATTAATAGTTTGATTGAGTCCAAACTCTTCAACTTTATTTTTAAAATAATCTAAAGCATCAGATAAAACTTCTTTATTTTTTAAAAATTCATCGTTTATTTTTAAAATTTTGCAAGAATCCAGATCAATGATAAACATTGGATCATTACAATTTTCAAAAACATCTGCAAAAGCGATAAAGCTCTTATCCATATCTTGATTTACGGAAAAGGGAACATTAAGATTCTTAATCAGTTTATGGTCTAAATGTTCAATCATATTTCAAATTTATACCCGATTCATAGTATAAAAAAATGGCTTAATCGAAATACATTACAGTTGTATAAATTGAATTGAAAATAAAAATAGTACCTTTTATTTGGGTTATTAAGATAAAAGTAAGTGGAATTACTTATTGATCAGTTATTAAAAACTGTAATTTCACTTAGCTTACATTCAGAAAACATTAAAAAAAGGAATAAATAATACAGTTTTATTATTAAAGTTTTACTGGAGAATAATCCAATGAAACTTATCTTTGCTTAAAGTCAAAAAGAAAACAATATGTACGGAAATCTTCAAAGTAAATTACAAGGTGAACTTGAACAGCTAGAAAAAGATGGCCTTTATAAAAAGGAAAGAATTATTACTACTCCACAGGGAGCAGCTATTAAAACTGATACTGGAAAAGAAGTACTAAACTTTTGTTCTAATAATTATTTAGGTTTATCATCTCATCCAAAGGTATTAGAAGCTGCAAAAAAAACCTTAGATACTCATGGATTTGGAATGTCCTCGGTAAGGTTCATTTGCGGTACACAAGATATCCATAAAGAACTAGAGCAAAAAATAGCAGATTTCTTAGGCACAGAAGATACCATATTATATGCTGCAGCATTTGACGCTAATGGTGGAGTTTTCGAACCTATTTTAGGCCCGGAAGATGCTATCATATCCGACTCTTTAAATCACGCTTCAATTATTGATGGTGTGAGATTATGTAAAGCGGCAAGATATCGTTACCAAAATAATGATATGGATGATTTAGAAGAGCAATTAAAGAAAGCTGAGGGAGCTAATAGTAAAATTATAGTGACTGACGGTGTATTCTCTATGGATGGCTATGTGGCTCAATTAGATAAGATTTGCGATTTAGCTGAAAAATATGATGCCCTTGTTATGGTAGATGATTGTCATGCTACTGGTTTTATTGGTAAGACAGGTAGAGGTACCCACGAACTCAACAATGTTATGGGTAGAGTGGATATTATTACTGGTACTTTAGGAAAAGCATTAGGCGGTGCTATGGGTGGATTTACTTCTGGTAGAAAAGAAATCATTGATATGCTACGCCAAAAATCAAGACCTTATTTATTCTCCAATTCCTTAGCTCCTGCAATTGTAGGAGCATCTATAGCTGTTTTTGATTTATTAAGTAGCTCTACTGAACTTAGAGATAAGTTAGAAAATAATGTTAATTACTTTAAAGAGAACATTAAAAGCGCAGGTTTTGATATAAAGGATGGTGATTCAGCAATTGTTCCTATTATGGTTTATGATGCTGCATTATCACAAAAATTTGCAGACAGATTGTTGGAAGAAGGAATTTATGTCATTGGATTTTTCTATCCTGTAGTACCAAAAGAGCAGGCAAGAATCAGAGTGCAGTTATCAGCAGCTCATGAAAAGGAACATTTGGATATGGCAATTGATGCGTTTACAAGAGTTGGAAAAGAATTAGGAATTATATAAGTATAAAAACCGGAGCAATATTGCTCCGGTTTTATCATTAACCTAAGTGATATATGGAATCTTGTTTGGCCTCATATATCCTAAACATCGATCTTATATAATCTTCCATCTCTTCAGAAACTGTCTTAATTTTAGAAGATATTTCTTGAAGATCATTTCGATCGAATTTTTCAATGTCAATTAAATTAGTAAGACCTTTCATAGTTACTACAGGTCTTCTCATGATATGGGAAATATCAAATATAATTTGATCAAGCAAAGTAGAGTAAGCCTTTTGTAGATTGAAATCTTCAAGGACTCCAAAGAATTTAAATCTGCCATCTTCAATTCTTTTGATATAAAGCTTAATCAAATAGTATCTTTTCTCCATTGTTTTGTTAGTACAACCATAAACATATTCCATATTATGATCCCCTCCTACTTGTCTGATATTTTCATAAAAATCAGATAGAGGCATGCATAATAGCTTACTGAGCCTTTTACTTTTTGATTCCTCAAATTCAAAAGCGGGGTGCTTTCTCATAAGGTGCTTACTAAATTTAACATCTAATATTTCCGCATCCTGGTTAATTTCTGCTTCAAAAAAAGAAGAGGGTAAATTATCAAAATTCAATTGGTAAAGTGAATGATTAATTAGTTCATCTAAATAGGAATGAAATATTGAATTAATATATTCTCCTAATGATTCCATCTTTTGAAATAATTGATCAAAATCATTTTTATGATGATCAGGCAACATAATTCCTAGCATACCCTTGATTTGCTGATCATCATCTACTAAAGGATAAATAAGTAATTGTCTACCCTCTTCAAAATCATTAAAAATATCAATTTTATTAAATAATGTGTGCAGTTTAAAATCTGGCACATATATAACTTCTTGTTGTAATCGAGCTATTTTAGACTTAAATGAATTTATATCTAAAGTTATTTCAGTATGTTGATCTTTTTCAACAGAATAAATTTGTTGGAAATCTTCATCCCATAATACCAAAAATGAACGTGAAGAATCTGTAACTTCAGCAAGCATTTTTAATGCAGGATTCATTTTCTTTTGCAATAGATGATGCTTGGCTAGAAAGGTACTCTTTATGGATGTAGTACTGGAGTATGTCATCTTATGCGGTTTTAATGATAGCCCCTATACTACATATGTATATTTTTTATTAAAGCTAAAAAAACCCTCTAAGATGGAACAAATGATATCTTAACAACAATAGGGGAGAAGTTATCTATCACTTTTAATATGTCCCATCTTATCGGGTGATGTCGCTATATAATTAAAGGTCTTGGTTGAATGCCTAAAGCATAATTGATTAACGACATTTCAAAGGTAGCACAGTGAGAACTTCTGTCAAACACCATAAATGGGGTATTTTAAACTATTTTAGGGGTAGTTCTATTTCAATTTGGTGGTTAAAATTTGATTTTGATCTGATGATATAATACTAATGAAAAGCCTAAGAAATAGTTAAAACCCAGCTTTACCATTGATTTTCAACAATTTAAAAATCTACATTATTATTTTATTATAAAGATTAAAGTCGATTAAAAACCCCATTTTTATTTTAATTTCACCCCTTTTTTATTGGATAGAATAAGAATAGGTAATAAATATAAGCCCAAATAATAATTTAAATAACCTCTAAACTAGTGTTTCCCAATTAGTTAAATAGTCCTAATATTGTAAAATCATTAACAACACAAAACAATAGGATTATGAAGACTTTAAAAACAATCAAATACGCATTAATATTAGCTTCAATATTTACATTCTCAGCTTGTGAATTAATCGAAGAACCAAATTTTGATACTACTGAATGTACTGATGGATGTAATACACAAAAAACTGAGGATGTTACAGAATAATTTTATTTTTTAACCTCATTATTCTAATTTTAGTATATGAGGTTCATTTTTATTTTTTTTTTAATAATCATAATTAGCACAAAACTTTATTCTCAAAATAATAAGGAAAAAGAATATTACGATATTGGAAAAAAATTTCATTCCATTGAGCAATTTGATTCGTCTATTGTCTATTTTTTGAAAGCAGAGAACTATTTTTTGCTTAAAAAAGATTCGCAAAATTTGGCAAAAACATATAATTATCAGGGGTTAAATCATAAAAACCTTAATAATAAGGAAAAAGCACTTTCTTATTTTTATGATGCAATTGAATTAAATAAAAAAATTAATTATAAACGAGGTCTAGTAATCAACTATATTAATCTTGCTAATTATTATAATTCAACTAACGTAGATTTGTCTTTATCATATTATCAGGAAGCGTTAAGATTAATAGAAAATGATGACAGTAAATTAAATGCAATTTTAAATATGAATATTGGTACCATTTACTCTTCAAATGATACCACTTATTCTAATAATGACTCCGCAATTTATTATTATTTAAATTCATTAAAGGTTTTTAAAGATTTAAAAGATACAGCTAGATTATCGAGCCTACATCATAATTTAGGATTATTATATGAGCAAAATGAAAATTTGAATGCTTCCTTAAGCAACTATCAAAAGTCATTAACATTTGCAAGAAGAACTAATAATAAATATACAATATCAGAAGAACTAATGGCGGTTGGTGTTGTTTTGCTCAAATTAAAAAAAGCAGATGAAGCTTTAAATCTTTTTGAAGAAAGTTTAGAAATAGCAATAAATATAGGAGATGAAAACAGAAAAATGCACCTATATTCAAATATTGTCAAGTCTAAAATGCAATTAGGGGAAGTAAATGAAGCTTCATATTATTTTGAAAAATTTAATAAATTACGGGATTCCTTATACAGTACTGAGAGAATGAAAGAGGTTAAAAACCTCGAGACTAAATACGAAACTGAATTAAAAGAAGCTGAAATTAAAGAACAGCAAAAGGCTATTGAGCAGAAAAACTTTCAGAAAAATTTATTCCTTGGCCTCAGTTTCTTCTTAGTATTATTGGTCATATCTACTATATGGTTCTTCCTTCAAAAGCAAGATTACCTTAAAAAATTGAAGAATGAGGAAATTGCAAACATGAAGACAGAACAGGAATTAAAAGAGCTCAATGCTATGATGCATGGACAGGAGGAAGAGAGAAATAGAATTGCTAGCGATTTGCATGATAGATTGGGTGCTCGATTGTCTTCCATAAAACTATTGTTTCAATCTGATCAGAACGGCAATGGGGAAACCTTAAAATCTAAACTATTAGACAACATAAACGAAGCAATAAAGGAGACTCGAGAAATCTCACATAATCTTTCTACTGATATGCTGAGTCGTTTTGGTCTTGAAACTGCACTTAAAGATATAGTAAGAACCATTAACGAAGCTGAAAAGATTAAGGCTGACCTATCAATATATGGCTTGCAAAAACGCTTGAGTCTGGAAATAGAAAGAAATATCTACCATATAGTTTTAGAATTAATTAATAATACTATTAAACATGCTGAAGCTCAACAGATTTCTATTCAAATAAGCTTGGTAGATGATGAAATTAATTTGTTTTATGAGGATGATGGTAAAGGATTTGATGTACAAAATGTTGTAGATTCAGGCTTAGGTATGAGAAGTATATACGCTCGTATTAATACTATTAATGGTGCTGTTTATTTTAATTCAAAACCTGGACAAGGTATTAATGTTGTCATGAATATCCCTGTAAAAGAGGTGGAAGAAAACATTAAAAGTCAAAATTACAAAAGCAAACTTGCTTAAAATTTACTCCTCCAATTTTAACTTAATCACAAGTTACTCTTAATAATTCATATCTACATTCCTATCTTTGCGATATGAATAAATTAAGAATTGTATATATGGGTACTCCTGATTTTGCGGTACCTTCATTAAAAATATTAGTTGAAAATAAATATGATATAGCAGCAGTAATTACTGCTCCAGATAAGCCTAAAGGTAGAGGTCAAAAAATGTCAATTTCTCCAGTGAAGGAATATGCACAGTCTGTAGGTTTAAAAATATTACAGCCTACCAATTTAAAAGACCCGAACTTTCAAAAAGAACTTAAAGACTTGAATGCTAATCTACAAGTAGTAGTTGCTTTTAGGATGCTTCCAGAAGCCGTTTGGTCAATGCCTGAAATTGGTACATTTAATTTACATGCATCCCTCCTACCGCAATATAGAGGAGCAGCTCCTATCCATTGGGCGGTTATGAATGGAGAAAAAGAAACTGGTTTAACTACATTCTTTTTAAAACATGAAATAGATACGGGGAGCATAATTATGCAAGAAAAAGAATCTATTTCAGATATGGATACCACGGGAGAAGTTTACGAAAGACTTATGAAAAAGGGAGCTGATCTAGTATTAAAAACGGTTCAGGCTATCGAAAATGATGATTATGCGCTTACTCCGCAAGATGAGAATCAAAAATTGAAGCATGCTCCTAAATTATTCAAAGAAAATACTGAATTGAAATGGGATCAGCCAGCAGAAAAACTCTACAACTACATCCGGGGATTAAATCCTTTTCCTAGTGCATGGGCAATTTTAAATGATAAAAAATATAAAATTCATTCCTCTTCAATAGTTGATAAAAATAAGACGGGAAATATCGGAGAGATTATAAGCGATCATAAAAGCTATTTACATATTCAATGTAATCCTGGTATTATTTCATTAGAGAATATTCAACCTGAAGGTAAAAAGAAGATGCCAACCGCTGATTTTTTCAGAGGAAATAAATTATAAAGAATCTTGCTGGATATTTTTAATGATT is drawn from Marivirga arenosa and contains these coding sequences:
- a CDS encoding PhzF family phenazine biosynthesis protein translates to MSETIKFQIIDVFTSEPFGGNPLAIFDDADNLSSDQMLKIAKELNLSESVFLNKPAHGGDVKMRIFTPGMELPTAGHPTIGTAFYLLKIKDIIPKNDLELILEQNIGDLKVQFQKEESKISKILMEQPLPKFEQTFKDKKLVSSLISVKEEDIEEDFPCRIVNCGNPFLIIPIKSKAAIDNMKLNNELFSEILDEIFITGVMAFSLETVNKNNLTYSRMFAPHIGVPEDPATGSAHGPLASYLHNYNMADLSTIRIGEQGYSMQRPSQIKMKIVQEAGKISKVLVGGSCVHVGSGEIIIPQINE
- a CDS encoding glycosyltransferase — its product is MSKKQILFVCPYPTDEAPSQRFRFEQYFKILKSYGYKYDIAPFLTIKAWNILYKNGSSIQKSIWILLSYFKRIALLFFIRKYDRIFIHREASPLGPAFFEWFSVKILKKKIIYDFDDAIWLDDPNEKGSLKAILKWKRKVRSICKWSYKVSAGNQYLADYAKRYNQNVIINPTTIDTGYHENKVIQKENEKITIGWTGTHSTLQYLSPLIPILDQLNQNYDFELLIISNQKPDFNVNYIRFIKWSKTSEIEDLNQIDIGIMPLSDDIWSKGKCGFKMLQYMSINKAVIASPVGVNQKILEESNAGIIASNDSEWINGLKKLLDNNDLRNELGKRGRKYIQNHYSVKSNTENFLKLFD
- a CDS encoding DUF6588 family protein, giving the protein MKRIITILSLAIFCIANIQTTKAQEFESLIQSSLGDANTYLKDYMNPFAASLGNGLANGWYNTAKPHKTLGFDLTVNMNFAVIPDAASQFEFVASEYNNLRLINSSDNMLPTFTGGSTEAQLEIFGSREIDGQTYDFEQAIGAPDGFGLSDLPGPLAVPTPTVQLGVGIVKNTDLILRLTPEVNVGDLSFRSFGLGFKHDFKQWIPGMKLLPFDLSALVGFNRITTTYQIDQAADQFAEFNASATTVQAIISKKLLFFTPYAGLGVNIVNSNFAMKGDYVFNQGTPEEIDVTDPVDIAFDGAGGPRFTVGARVKILWVLALNVDYTIQKYNTLSVGLGLNIR
- a CDS encoding outer membrane beta-barrel protein, giving the protein MKSKLLIIALIVIAHTGYTQISSGNLLIGGSAQFRSSDNADIQSITISPNIHYFINDNISFGGTLGYNTQRNNIGANDFVRTNTFSIGPEARYYMELGESLFFYGAGRIGLGFGGSNAITGNSNTDLNDLSTFSFNLNPGILFTPGSKIGFNFELNLFTYRRVSNTPAGSNTSAISNEIVLGPNTFTPTFGLYYIL
- a CDS encoding PAS domain-containing sensor histidine kinase; the protein is MIEHLDHKLIKNLNVPFSVNQDMDKSFIAFADVFENCNDPMFIIDLDSCKILKINDEFLKNKEVLSDALDYFKNKVEEFGLNQTINFQADGFKIYFNKLYNSDGKALVQILNLEKFNLENKATKSENHFLASLNKNKLLNKIPSGIIFTNDDFESIWYNERIKQLFGREFENRFKFIDAIYIKDISAFWNKINKLKSGLREISFSCVIRNFSKSKEIFIDATVVKVDSIEKSDNGYVFILKDVTENIHFSEEITKQNLALNQINHELDKFLYSVSHNIRGPVASLEGLLKVIEISDVQTVNELKHHLRLNLRLLNGFVNDISNVATNIHTHVNLKEVNLRDLVEQLILFVNNIYNLKPKVTLNIPNDYSIRTDDDRLEIIIKYILKNSFQYRDTGKDAFKIEVSVTQNEDFHLIEITDNGIGIPEKVKPHIFDMFYRGTELSNGNGMGLYNSREILKKIGGTMNVESKDREWTTTKIYLPINNKE
- the kbl gene encoding glycine C-acetyltransferase — protein: MYGNLQSKLQGELEQLEKDGLYKKERIITTPQGAAIKTDTGKEVLNFCSNNYLGLSSHPKVLEAAKKTLDTHGFGMSSVRFICGTQDIHKELEQKIADFLGTEDTILYAAAFDANGGVFEPILGPEDAIISDSLNHASIIDGVRLCKAARYRYQNNDMDDLEEQLKKAEGANSKIIVTDGVFSMDGYVAQLDKICDLAEKYDALVMVDDCHATGFIGKTGRGTHELNNVMGRVDIITGTLGKALGGAMGGFTSGRKEIIDMLRQKSRPYLFSNSLAPAIVGASIAVFDLLSSSTELRDKLENNVNYFKENIKSAGFDIKDGDSAIVPIMVYDAALSQKFADRLLEEGIYVIGFFYPVVPKEQARIRVQLSAAHEKEHLDMAIDAFTRVGKELGII
- a CDS encoding ATP-binding protein, which produces MAKTYNYQGLNHKNLNNKEKALSYFYDAIELNKKINYKRGLVINYINLANYYNSTNVDLSLSYYQEALRLIENDDSKLNAILNMNIGTIYSSNDTTYSNNDSAIYYYLNSLKVFKDLKDTARLSSLHHNLGLLYEQNENLNASLSNYQKSLTFARRTNNKYTISEELMAVGVVLLKLKKADEALNLFEESLEIAINIGDENRKMHLYSNIVKSKMQLGEVNEASYYFEKFNKLRDSLYSTERMKEVKNLETKYETELKEAEIKEQQKAIEQKNFQKNLFLGLSFFLVLLVISTIWFFLQKQDYLKKLKNEEIANMKTEQELKELNAMMHGQEEERNRIASDLHDRLGARLSSIKLLFQSDQNGNGETLKSKLLDNINEAIKETREISHNLSTDMLSRFGLETALKDIVRTINEAEKIKADLSIYGLQKRLSLEIERNIYHIVLELINNTIKHAEAQQISIQISLVDDEINLFYEDDGKGFDVQNVVDSGLGMRSIYARINTINGAVYFNSKPGQGINVVMNIPVKEVEENIKSQNYKSKLA
- the fmt gene encoding methionyl-tRNA formyltransferase; this encodes MNKLRIVYMGTPDFAVPSLKILVENKYDIAAVITAPDKPKGRGQKMSISPVKEYAQSVGLKILQPTNLKDPNFQKELKDLNANLQVVVAFRMLPEAVWSMPEIGTFNLHASLLPQYRGAAPIHWAVMNGEKETGLTTFFLKHEIDTGSIIMQEKESISDMDTTGEVYERLMKKGADLVLKTVQAIENDDYALTPQDENQKLKHAPKLFKENTELKWDQPAEKLYNYIRGLNPFPSAWAILNDKKYKIHSSSIVDKNKTGNIGEIISDHKSYLHIQCNPGIISLENIQPEGKKKMPTADFFRGNKL